The genomic stretch AGGTTTTGGGTACCCCTAATCGATGCTTGGGTTGGAACAGGTAAACTGGGTTTATGATTTCTTCTACGTTTTTGTCCTTAATCCCAAATTGGGAAATTTCTGGATTTCTACAGTTTGGTAATTaatttgtgtttgtgttgttttttTAACCGCAGTGAAATGGTGAAGAACTGTGTGTTGTGTTCTCCGAAGGTTGGTGAATCAGTGTTACCCTTTGTTGGTCCCAAGCCTGCCAAAGGTTCCTCAATCTTTACCGTGGGTAACAAGTAAATCTCTGCTGTAAATTTCTTGacatttgaaaaaaaaaaaaagtaatgTGGCGCTTCTGAATTATTGGAACAGGATTGTATTAATCTGTGATTGTGCTTGATGCTTGCAGGGCCTGGCCAATCGAAAGGCTGTTGAAAAGCTTAATGGTATGCTGTTGGATGATATGCAAGTTTACGCGAGACCATTCCTTCGCAAGTAAAAGAGACCGGCCACACGATCGAGCTGAGGCAAATTCCTCCAACATCAGGTACACCAGCTTCTTATCTGAACCTATACTTCTGAATCGCATGAGATTTTGCATATTTTCACATTTGAAAACCCCTACTCGTAGGTTCTGCATCATTGTAAAAATACTGATTTTCTTCCTTAATTTATTTTCAATGCAGTAACCTCCAGAGGATGACCATGAGAACCCCCTGTTGGATGCATATGATGATTCTATCTAACCTTCAATCAACAATATACCAATATTCAACAGTCGACGTCGTTTGCAGTTGGTTTCAGTCCAAGAACCGAATAATCAAACTTTCCAATATGTCAAGGATGAGGTAAGTTTCTACTGGTTTGTAATTCTTCCTAAGTTTCTGCTGGTTTGTAATTTCTCCTCATGTATCTTGTACAGAAAGAAATATCCACTGCTTCAAAGATGGATTTGTCATGAGAAAATGCCAGTGGCACAATTGAAACAGGACGGGCACATCCTGTATTCCGGCGAAAACGTCAACTTTGCTCGTAAGGTATGTTCAGATCCACCAACAACCTTTTTATTCCCCACTTCAGTCTTCTATTTGCTTTCCTTGAAATCAGTTGTGTGTCCAACCGCTTGACACGAGCTGTAAATGCAGGAAGTGGCATTTGTACAAGAACAGTGTTGGCATTGATGTTTGAGTCGAATTCCGCTCGCACTTCAATGGTCACTTCAGCCTTGAGTGGTCCTGTTTCTTCAATCAAAGTACTAATACGAAAGGGTGTCTTAAATGCTTGAGTGATACGATAATTCATGACAGGAAATTCACCACCTCCATAATCACTTATTCCTATACTCAGGTCCTCATCGAGTGCAAGTCGAATCTCCGGGTTACTAGTAAGATAACTCTTCATTTGAATGGTTCCATCAATCTCACTAGTAAGTATATATCCCCTAGAATCGAATGTGACACTAATTTTCTCAATTACATCAACAAAGATCTCATCCCTCTTCCTACCACCAGGTTCATTAGTAACGACAGATTTTGTAATAGCTGTACCCGACATTCGCTTGCTCCCGTGCATAAAAATGGAAGTGGGACCAAGGGGCATCTGTGCATTCTTAATCACAATTTGCAAATTTGTTCTGGTTTGGTGTGTTTCTTTTGCAGGTTATGGTTGGTGTGGAGGAAAGTTGTTGGGGATTGTTGGTTGTTGCTGCTTTTGTTTTTCTTGTGGAATTTGGAGGAACCAAACTAATTCAAGAAGTTAAGGTGAGTTTATTCTTGATGTTGTTATGTTCTTTCCAATTTTCTGTTGTGGCTTTTGTAACCGAAACATGGACGGTTGTGACGTGCTGGAAAACAGGGTTATGATGAAATGGCTATTTTTGTGCGTATTATGCAGGAAGTTGAAGATCCGATGGCTTTTTCCAATATTCTTACATTTGGACTCAAGTAGTTTGCAAACTTTGTCGGTGGGGTTGGGAGGACATCCCAAGCCAAAAGCGTACGCTCCAATGGACAAAGAAGGAAGCCTGCAACATATGTCAAGAAGGAGCCTGAGATCCAGTTGGATTCTAGTAAGAAGAGGGCTTAAACTCCACCAAGTGGCACTTTGTATTGAACTCGGTTTAGTTTAAGAGAAAAAAAAGTTGTTGCCAATGCCTTGCTTTCTTCCATTATTGGTTGTATGAAGTGTTTGTAGGATAAAGCTTTCAAGCTGTTAAGATTTGTACTGTTCTGAATTATTCCTCTATGATGAATGTATCCTAAAGTTCTGCAATATATTATATGGTGAACTAGTGTCGTTAGATGGTGAACCCATGTTGATGTATCTTGAAACATGTATTTATGCCTAAGCTTTCTTTGCAAATGCTTCTAGACTAAAGGGACATACCCATGCTCTTGCAGAACTGTTGCCAATGAATTTAATCCAGCATAGATAAAATCAGTTTGAGGATGGGTCCTGTTACCCGTTATAAATACATGCACACCATTCATGAGTTCAAATCCAGCTACAACCTGGTCTCTTCTTCACATTTTATTGCCTCATTGCATCTCTCAACTCAAATACTTCTTCGAATTGACCTACCACTCCATAAACATTTGACATTAACACATAATTTCCACAATGACCCGGCTTAATTTCAATCACCATACTTGCTGCAATCTCAGCCAAGTATGTATCTTTGTGGATACGGCATGCTGCTATGCTCCAATCACATAAGAATCTATATGAAACTGATACATTGTAATTGATGTTAAATTCCCCGCTTGAATTGCATGACTAGTTAAAttgtaaaaataaaaaaataaaaaaataaaaaaaaaacaattcaGATCCATTAGTATTCAATTTCCAAAATCGGCTACAACACAACCAACAAATTATTCAATGCTAAAAGCTTGGACTCAACAGCAAAATATTTGGCCATCGCCCACAATCCATAACTTTTCTCCAGTTTCTGAAACTGGTTGAGGAAGATCCATGTCATCATGACACAAGGAGCAATCCTGACACAATAGACAGGGAATCCGGTGTAAAATTTGAAGGGTCTTCCTGCTTTGAAGGTTTTGACAGCACAGTCAAGAGAGCCAGTGTAGATATTTCAGCATCAGGTTGCATCTTCTGAATTTGAGTCTTCACATAATTGAAGGGTAGACTGCAAGCTGCTGCGAAAAAATCCAGATTCACTACTAGCACCAACCATAGTAGGCATTTCACCCTGACCAAACAGTATCCCTGAAGAACTTAAAACCTTGATCATAAGATGCAAGCATTCTCACATTCAATGCCATGGCTCTTACTATAGCAGGCCCATCACCAACCTTACCAACACTTATTTTGTACTTTTTCTTTCTCCAATGATTTACACTTCTCCTTTTCCTTCTCTTTCACTTTACCTTTTATGTTCATATACTTAATCATCCTTCTTCACCTTCAGTTCTGGCCGTGTTTCCACTTTTCTAGAAACTGAATTCAAAGCATTTACGACCAGCTCAAGTCGCATTATCTGGAAATGCGGGTGGTGACAAGTCTAAACGAAACAAGTCGGTAGATAGATTCATGACCAGATGAAATGATCATGAGGAGAAAAGAAAATGAATGATCGATgggaaaagaaaaaaa from Lathyrus oleraceus cultivar Zhongwan6 chromosome 7, CAAS_Psat_ZW6_1.0, whole genome shotgun sequence encodes the following:
- the LOC127103208 gene encoding AP-4 complex subunit mu-like translates to MSGTAITKSVVTNEPGGRKRDEIFVDVIEKISVTFDSRGYILTSEIDGTIQMKSYLTSNPEIRLALDEDLSIGISDYGGGEFPVMNYRITQAFKTPFRISTLIEETGPLKAEVTIEVRAEFDSNINANTVLVQMPLPAFTARVKRLDTQLISRKANRRLKWGIKRLLVDLNIPYEQS